AGATCGGCGTGCCGTCCGCGTGCCAAAAAGTCGTTTGCACCATGTGCTGGATTTGCCGTTCCTTGCCGTCGGCCAAGGTGATCTTCACCATCCGGCTTGGGGGGCCGGGCGGGGGCTCTGGCCCCGGCCCAGTTGGTGGCTCTGGCCCCGGCGGGCTCGGCTTGGGCTCTTCAGGCTCCAGCGGTTCGCCGTCCCACTCGTCATCATTAAAATGCAAATACGCCTTCACGAAATCGTGGACTGTGAAGTAATCCTTCCCCTCGAAAATACGCGTGCCGCGCCCGATGATTTGTTTGAACTCGATCATGGACTTGATCGTCCGCATCAGCACGATGTGCCGCACGTTGCGGGCGTCCACGCCAGTGGAAAGCTTGCGCGAGGTGGTCAATATAGTCGGGATCGTTTTCTCGTTGTCCTGAAACAGCCGAAGCTTTTGCTCGCCCAGTTTTCCGTCATTCGCCGTCACGCGCACGCAGTAATCGGGATCGGAACTGGTCTTGCATTGGTTGATCAAGTTGCGCACCGCCAACGCGTGCAACTGCGTGGCGCAAAAGACCAGCGCCTTCTCACTCTGGTCGATGCTGTCCATAAAAATTTGCACCCGCTTCCGTTCACGTTCCTCGATCTCGATGCGCTTATTAAAATCATCCTCCACGTAGCGTTTGCCATCCTCTACTTCTCCTTCTTCGATTTCATCGTCATCGGTATAAACGTAATCATCAAGCGTGGTGGAAAT
This sequence is a window from Limisphaerales bacterium. Protein-coding genes within it:
- a CDS encoding restriction endonuclease subunit R; the encoded protein is GGAKDESSWRGIMEYFSPAVQLGLTATPKRENNADTYSYFGEPVYVYSLKEGINDGYLTPFRVNQISTTLDDYVYTDDDEIEEGEVEDGKRYVEDDFNKRIEIEERERKRVQIFMDSIDQSEKALVFCATQLHALAVRNLINQCKTSSDPDYCVRVTANDGKLGEQKLRLFQDNEKTIPTILTTSRKLSTGVDARNVRHIVLMRTIKSMIEFKQIIGRGTRIFEGKDYFTVHDFVKAYLHFNDDEWDGEPLEPEEPKPSPPGPEPPTGPGPEPPPGPPSRMVKITLADGKERQIQHMVQTTFWHADGTPISAAEFVGQLFGDLPDFFRDEAQLRKIWSHPDTRQKLLDGLAEKGYTLAQLSEIKKLINAVQSDIFDVLAYIAYALAPVTREDRVALHRDIIHSSYTDKQKVFLDFVLDQYVKEGVSELQPEKISSFLQLKYGGIHDAVDELGEAASIRELFIGFQKHLFQAA